AAACCGATTTTCCTGTCCGGCTGGCATCCCTCCTAAGGAGGTCTCTGTCCTGGGTGGGCATGAGTAGAGTCAGAGGGCAAGCGCAGTCCAACCCTCAGTCCAAGGGCCTAATCCAGGCACCCTGGGATACACTGAGATGGGACCTCTGAGGCCTGAGGTAGGCCCACTCCACTGGCGCACGTGTGCGTGCacgcgcacacatacacacacacaaaggtgtGTCTGCATGAATGCAACATCCCATGAAAACATCCACGGACACTCAggtacatacacatgcatatgaGCCCCTCGCCCCCACCCCGTTCATCTCTGCATCCCACTTGGCACTGAGCATAGCTCTTGGCAAAGAACCAGATAAACAAAcaccacacactacacacacaggCGAAAGGACAAAGGCACACACATACTCCATGCTGGGGGACCGCAGAGCAATGGGCTAACCCAGAATttaaagccacagcaaacatctcaTAGGCTCACTTACCAGATCTAAATGGTCCTCAGTCTGGGAGCAGAAATAAAACCAAGGGGATGGTTCAGTctctggcccctgccctcccctcacgCCCCTGCCCCCACAGCCGTCTACCTCTTTGCGTTGGAGCAGGATGGCTCTCCAGCCTAGAAGGGCAGGGCTCTTCACTGTCCTGACTGATTTCCAGAAGATGCTATAGCCCAATGCCCACCAGTTAGGAAATCCTCACAGTCTAATCCTCATCCCTCTGCTGTAGAGGCAAATCCCTCTGATCATCCTCCTATCATCATCACGGAaccttctctcccacctcctgTCCCTTTTTACTGCCCTTGAGACCGGTACTTCTGTGTTCCAACCTCTTGTAAGGCCCTTCGGGAAGGAAGAGCTCATAAAAAGCCACGATTCCACGATCTCTCTAGGGAAGTCCTAACTGCTGGTTATCTCTCCTGCTAGAGGTCGGCTCTGTCCTCCCACCCTACTGCTCCCCACTCTCccattccccagcccctggccctcgATCCAGACACCCCACTCACCAAATGATGCATTAACCCCTTTCCTCCCTGGGAAGTGATGACCCTCAGGTCAGGCTTGCGGCTGGGGGCTCCAAGCTGGGCgctgtgggtgggtgggggcgGAGACTTGGCAGGGATGACCTTGTTTAGGCTGTTGCCATTGGCCACAGGGAGGAGGCCAGGGGAAGCCCGGGCACTGACGTAGCCGTTCCCTGGAAAGGTGAAGAGATGAGGGTAAAAGGAAAAACATGGACCCACCACTTAGCCCTGTTAACTGCTCCCAAACCAATACTCCTGTCACCCAGAACTTCTCAAAGCCATATTCAGACTTTGAGTGGCTACTGAGTTCTCTAATTTTCCCCTAAAACCACCCTGTCTTGGGAGTAAGGGGAGAACACTCCTTACTCCTCAATCATCGGGTTCATTCCCCTGCCTCTAAGCTACATGTGATGGGACTGGGTAGTAGGAGCTGGTCTCCAACGACAGGAAGTCCAGCACCTGCCCCCAACTGGGCCCATAATGATGCAGGTCGGAGAAGGGTGGCAGCCTGGAAGTTGAGACTCAGTGTGGATCCCGGTCACGAGGGCTAATCAACCACTCAGACTGCTCCCCTCGCCTTGAGCTCGGGATGCTGTGATTTGGATAAGCACATGACAAGATGCCTGTAGCTCTGGGAAAAAGACGAGCCATTCACTTGCAGTGCTGGTGTTACTGGAACTGGGGGACTGATGACGTAGCTGCCACCAAAATTCAACTGGTGATAACAAGCAGAATAACCATCTTTTACATTTGTTCCACACACCATAACCAACACAGGGCCGTCACACGCGTATCATCGTATTTATCCTCACGCTAACCCTGCAAGACGGACAGGACATGTATCATTAGGCCtatttacagacgaggaaacacCTGCCAACCGCTGGTTGGGAGAGGTGTGATGACTTCTCCAGGGCCACACAACCACTTTCTACGTGTTGTGCTTGAGGGCCTAGAAGCATCACCGTTCCCTTAAGGTCTGCAGGCACTTCTCCGGCCCTTTCCTTGGAGAGGGAGGGGTATTCACCCATTCCCCCTATTTCCTGCCCCCGTACACAACTGCTGCCAAGGAGGCAGTACATGGTTCCTGGGGCCAAGCTGGGGAACTCTAAAACCCAGAGATGTGGGGGTGCCCAATGTCAGAAGTATCACCTCGCCCCCTGCCCTGAGAGCACACTGCTTCCCTGGAAGCGTGTGGCTGCCTCCATCCCAGTTCCCGGATCACTCCGGGAATGGCAGGAATGTTGGGGTGACGTCAATGGTGACATTCGAAGTCATAGTCACCAGCCGGACAACGGCACAGGGCAGGAGGGGCTGTCAGCTGCTGGCGGGGCAGGGTGGCATGGAGCGAGCAGCCTTTCTTCTGTGGTTTATAGACGTGTGCTTACAAGTGCACATCTAATGTCTGGATATTTCCATAAGAGTGAGAAAATGTCCGTACGTGTGTAAGTGCGTGTGAGTCTGTGCCTCTTATCTGTCGCCAATGTCAGATATTCCTATCTTCCAGATCCCAACCAGACGCCCCCCCACCTACTGAACTGGAAAAATCTGGAACCTTTCCTCCAACTAGAAATGTTGGTCAGTTCTCAGAGTTTGCCCAGAATTCCCTGAGCCTACATCTCTGCCAATCATCCACACCAATCACTGCTACAGACAAAAAAATCCAGGGGCTTAAAAATCCTCAGACACTACATCCAGCTCAGGCCCTGGGATCTTCCTCTCCCCTAATCTAGGTCCCTCTCGGTCCCTGGAACACCTGAGGCCACCGAGCAGGCAGACCCTGGCGCTCCCCCAGGCAGAAGGGCAGCTTTACTCACCGACAGGGCTGGGGCAGGCTCCGTTAGCACTGTTGAGGTCTCCCCCCAGCATGGCCCCTGGAGGAAAAAGAGAACCATAAGCCGACAGGACACCCTCTTCCAGAGTGAGTCCTGGGAACTGGACTCACTGGGAGCCACGGTCCTTCCCCTCTGGAACCACACACATGGGAGAGCGCTGTCGTGGGTGAAGGGAAATAGTCACTGCGGAAAACGGAATCCCAAAGTCTCACCACACCTCGCTGCCACGTCACCTACCCACCTATCAGATCACTTACCTGCGCTGGCTGGCCGCTGAGGCAGGCCGGGAGATACACTGTTCCTCTGTAGTGCTGGCTGCTGGGGGGACAGGAGCCGTGGGTCCGTGAGGGATGACGTCACCAGGGAAGGGGTGACCAGGGAGCCGCTGGGATTGCTGAACTGCAGTGAGCTCTGATTGGACACGGGCACCGTGACGGGCATGGCAAAGTTGGGGGCCGGGACAGCTGACTAGACAGAAGATGGAGAGGCAGGGTCAGGCCAGGGTGACCCCTTACCCTGGACTCACTTTGCCTGGGAGGGCAGGCCAGGGTTCCTCTAGTCTCTGGGCTGTGCGTCCTTGGGCCAGTAGCTCGATCTCTCTGCTCTGGAACCCCCTGGAGTCATGCCTGCCACTCCCACCAAGGAAGTATGCTGGTTGGAGTGCTTTGGGATCCAGCTCTGGCCCAGAGAATGAGAAGAAGGCTCTGCTCACTGCAGAGAGACCCGGGGACACCTGGAACCCCCCTAGCGGAGGTGGGTTAGTCCTCAGCCAGGCAGGACACACAGAGAGCAGGTTAGAGGCCCTGAGTACAGACccaaactcacacacacagctGTTAAGGATGAGCGCGTGGGTCGGGGCGTCACCTCACTTGTCGTCTCTCATCCGTCTGCCTGCTGCAGAGGGCGTTCACCCACCGCACTGCCTTCCCCTTCAGCAGGAGTCTCTGCCTTCCCTTGACAGTGCTATTGAGTATCTTGGGCTGGGGGTGTCAGAGCAAGCCCAAAGGGGCCTCTCCCCAAAACAAATCTGGACAAAGAGCACATTCTCTACTTTCCTGTCATCTAAGGATCTCAGGTCATCTACACACTTCTCGCTGGTGAGGGGGACACTCCAGGCCTCTCCCGGCTTATGCTCCATCCAAGATGAGTCTCAGCAAGGGTCACGGGTTTATCACGACCAACGTCAGAGGTTCCTCAGTGGTCACCAATAGCCCCAGCATGGCTCAGAGCAGAACATCCATCAGAGGCAGCcgagggccggggcggggcgcgAAGCCACACCATGCACCACAGGGAGGCTCTCCTCCATGCGACTACTCACGGCCAGTCTATAACTCTGCATCATTTTATCAAACTCCTCGtctatctttttatatttctccTCCGTCTGGGGGGTCAGGGCAAACACCTCGTCCACCTCAGGGCTCTCACATTCCCTGTGCTTCTTGTGCAGCGCCTGGGGGGGAAGGGGCCGGAAGGGGGGGCCaacagagagagagtgagtgggGCTCACCCCATAGCGCCGGAAGAGCCCGTCGAGCTCCTCGCTGGCGCGCCGGTACTTGTCCTCCAGCAGGGGGCTCTGTTCCAGCGAGTCCTCCCCGTCGGGCTCCGGGCTGTCGCAGCCGTTGAAGCCCTTCTTCCTCAGGGTCTGTAACCGCACCACTACCGTCAGCAGGGGTGAGGGTCCTCCCAGCCCcgaccccccccgcccccgggcgTTCCTTCCAGCCCTTCCTTAAGACTCTCCTACTTTCTCACCACCTCATACCTCAGGGTTCCCAAcatctccccagccccctccctcaggGTGACCCTCCCCTCCTAGGGCACTGGGTGACTGTGTGGCTGGTGGGGGGAGGCATCAGAATACAGGGTCACGTGGAAGGCGGGCCTAACCCAGGGAATGCAGCCGGCACAGAGACACGTGCTTCCAAGGCgacaggtggggtggggggtttcTGGGGGATGAGCTGAGGGGCTGGTGCCCTGAGGCAGCCTGTGCCTGTCCACCCTTTAGGTGAGCCCCAGCCAGAAGGCACAGAGCACTCTCCAGCACAAGGCCGTCAGGGCTGACTTTGCCCGGCTCAATTCCTGGGCTCTGCttagaagaagaaggggaaagagaaatcGAAATGGAGACAGAGAGGTAgaagaataagagagagaaagacaaaacgTTTCTTTGCATTTACTGAGTTCCTACCATGTACCACCTTGTACGCTATCCTAGAGCAAAGGCCACAGCTTCTCCCATGCACCCACAAAGTAGGGGATGCACACATGGTGGTGTGGAGGAGACCCCAAAGCTAACCTCTCCATGCTCAAAACATCTTCACAGATACTTGTTTTGTCTTGAAAATGAATGTGAATTTTACATTCTAGTTTAGAGTAAATCTGTTTTCTCTAATATAAAAATAGAGGAATTTCTTCCACATCTGTGGAGTGAAAGTCTCGCTCCAGGAAGGCAGGCCTGTGGCTTCCCAGGCACCCTTCTTCATCGGCACAGGTCCCGTACCCCCAGTGTGAGAAGCAGGAACTGGGCTGTCTCATTCAATTCACACAACACCCTTCAAAGCAGGCACTGGCCCCATTTCGTGGAGGTGGGCACCAAGGCTCTGGGAAGCTAAAccacctgcccaaggccacacagccagtaaagGCCAGAGCTGGATTCCAAAGCCCATGTCCTTTAATCGTTTACAATGTCAGCTCTctttgaaacagaaaatagagCCACAGGGACCCAcaaagggacagagacagagcagCAGAGATGGAAacaaagagggagacagagaaaggaagagtcagATGCAGGAGCATATCAAaagatggagaaggaaggaaaagagagagaaagagagaatttgaGAGCAGACAGAGCAGAGATGTCATGTTGTGCCTGACAGACATGAAGAAAGCGGCTCAGAGAGGGCTGGGGTGGGACTGGGCTGGGTGGGCAGCCCCATCTGACATCTACctcactgccctccttcctcctcggGCCCGGGGTTTGTAGGAGAGGATGTGGGTTTATATGGTGTGTGCACAGGTGAGGGGGCTTCAAGGGGCaggtgtacatgtgtgtgtgcacgggcAGGTCCAAGTGTGCATGCTGCATGGGCACGTGGTGTGCAGttgcaggcaggggtggggtccGCGTGCGTGGGCCCACCTCGATGATGTCGGCGTTGGTGCGGCTCTCGTGCGGCTCATTGTACTCCGTGTACTTGAGCAGCACCTTGTCCATGTCCGTGCTGGCGTACTGGAACAGCTTGTTGGAGTGGTTGAAGATGATGAGCGCGATCTCGCAGTCACAGAGCACGCTCAGCTCGTACGCCTTCTTCATCAGCCCGAACTTCCTCTTGGTGAATGTCACCTGTAAGTGGGCGTGTGGGCGGCCAGGTCTGGCTCAGTCAAGGTCTGCCCAGGAGTCCCACCTACAGGAAGCTGGACATAGCCAGCCCCTGCCTCACGGTAACCCTGTTCTCAGGAGCCCCTGGTCTGGGCAAGGAACAGGCCAGCACCCCTCTACCAACACGTGGCCAAAACACAGCCCAGGGCCAATTCactgaaagcagagaaaaacaGATGGACAGAACTCCACACCTCTGTGCTGGGGGCTATAAAGAGGTTAGGGAGGGAGAACAGAGGAGCTTCCAGGCGCTTCCCTTGGggtaggaggaggggaaagatTCATCTTGGGAAAGGGGAAGTGCCTGGGTGCGGCCTGAGGTTTGCATATTGCATATGGTAGGGGCTCAGGTCTGCCTGGTTGCAGCAGCAGATGAGTCTTGGGGTTCTAGGACACAGGGTCCTAAGAGCTGCAGGGAGGTGGGGATTCCTCTTCTCCCAACTCAGCCCTTGCCCTTCCATAACAGACTCCAGAGCccccttcctctgggaagccttcttgGAGTGGCTGCAAGTGGACTGGAGGCAGAGGCCAGCTCCCTGCCCTCATCCACTCTGTGAAGCTCCAGGATCCCCTCACCTGTCGGTTCCGCTCATCGGTGATTCGCTGGATCTGAATCTTTTTCCTCCCCATCTTTTCCGGGGATCCTCAgtgccagggaggggaggggatcgCTGGGTGGCGGGTCTCGGCACACCTTACACTGTGCTCATGAACAGTCTCGGACCAGCACTCAGTTCATGGTCTGCAGGACACCTTCTGCACAGCCTCCTGGGTGGGGAGGGTCACAAGAGGACTGTCAGCCCTGGCGACCCTCATGCCTGCTCCTTTGGCACACGGGCCAGCCTCACAGCACCCCTGTGAGAGGCTGGTAGCATCTGAGCCCCATCCACAAACTAAGGAAATGGCGGTGACCTGAGGTGATGGCATGCCACAGCC
Above is a window of Balaenoptera acutorostrata chromosome 1, mBalAcu1.1, whole genome shotgun sequence DNA encoding:
- the MEF2D gene encoding myocyte-specific enhancer factor 2D isoform X1, with amino-acid sequence MGRKKIQIQRITDERNRQVTFTKRKFGLMKKAYELSVLCDCEIALIIFNHSNKLFQYASTDMDKVLLKYTEYNEPHESRTNADIIETLRKKGFNGCDSPEPDGEDSLEQSPLLEDKYRRASEELDGLFRRYGSAVPAPNFAMPVTVPVSNQSSLQFSNPSGSLVTPSLVTSSLTDPRLLSPQQPALQRNSVSPGLPQRPASAGAMLGGDLNSANGACPSPVGNGYVSARASPGLLPVANGNSLNKVIPAKSPPPPTHSAQLGAPSRKPDLRVITSQGGKGLMHHLTEDHLDLNNAQRLGVSQSTHSLTTPVVSVATPSLLSQGLPFSSMPTAYNTDYQLTSAELSSLPAFSSPGGLSLGSVTAWQQPPQPQQPPQPQPQPQPQPPQQPQPPPQQQPHLVPVSLSNLIPGSPLPHVGAALTVTTHPHISIKSEPVSPSRERSPAPPPPAVFPATRPEPGDSLSSPAGASYETGDRDDGRGDFGPTLGLLRPAPEPEAEGSAVKRMRLDTWTLK
- the MEF2D gene encoding myocyte-specific enhancer factor 2D isoform X2, encoding MGRKKIQIQRITDERNRQVTFTKRKFGLMKKAYELSVLCDCEIALIIFNHSNKLFQYASTDMDKVLLKYTEYNEPHESRTNADIIEALHKKHRECESPEVDEVFALTPQTEEKYKKIDEEFDKMMQSYRLASAVPAPNFAMPVTVPVSNQSSLQFSNPSGSLVTPSLVTSSLTDPRLLSPQQPALQRNSVSPGLPQRPASAGAMLGGDLNSANGACPSPVGNGYVSARASPGLLPVANGNSLNKVIPAKSPPPPTHSAQLGAPSRKPDLRVITSQGGKGLMHHLTEDHLDLNNAQRLGVSQSTHSLTTPVVSVATPSLLSQGLPFSSMPTAYNTDYQLTSAELSSLPAFSSPGGLSLGSVTAWQQPPQPQQPPQPQPQPQPQPPQQPQPPPQQQPHLVPVSLSNLIPGSPLPHVGAALTVTTHPHISIKSEPVSPSRERSPAPPPPAVFPATRPEPGDSLSSPAGASYETGDRDDGRGDFGPTLGLLRPAPEPEAEGSAVKRMRLDTWTLK
- the MEF2D gene encoding myocyte-specific enhancer factor 2D isoform X3, translating into MGRKKIQIQRITDERNRQVTFTKRKFGLMKKAYELSVLCDCEIALIIFNHSNKLFQYASTDMDKVLLKYTEYNEPHESRTNADIIETLRKKGFNGCDSPEPDGEDSLEQSPLLEDKYRRASEELDGLFRRYGSAVPAPNFAMPVTVPVSNQSSLQFSNPSGSLVTPSLVTSSLTDPRLLSPQQPALQRNSVSPGLPQRPASAGAMLGGDLNSANGACPSPVGNGYVSARASPGLLPVANGNSLNKVIPAKSPPPPTHSAQLGAPSRKPDLRVITSQGGKGLMHHLNNAQRLGVSQSTHSLTTPVVSVATPSLLSQGLPFSSMPTAYNTDYQLTSAELSSLPAFSSPGGLSLGSVTAWQQPPQPQQPPQPQPQPQPQPPQQPQPPPQQQPHLVPVSLSNLIPGSPLPHVGAALTVTTHPHISIKSEPVSPSRERSPAPPPPAVFPATRPEPGDSLSSPAGASYETGDRDDGRGDFGPTLGLLRPAPEPEAEGSAVKRMRLDTWTLK
- the MEF2D gene encoding myocyte-specific enhancer factor 2D isoform X4; amino-acid sequence: MGRKKIQIQRITDERNRQVTFTKRKFGLMKKAYELSVLCDCEIALIIFNHSNKLFQYASTDMDKVLLKYTEYNEPHESRTNADIIEALHKKHRECESPEVDEVFALTPQTEEKYKKIDEEFDKMMQSYRLASAVPAPNFAMPVTVPVSNQSSLQFSNPSGSLVTPSLVTSSLTDPRLLSPQQPALQRNSVSPGLPQRPASAGAMLGGDLNSANGACPSPVGNGYVSARASPGLLPVANGNSLNKVIPAKSPPPPTHSAQLGAPSRKPDLRVITSQGGKGLMHHLNNAQRLGVSQSTHSLTTPVVSVATPSLLSQGLPFSSMPTAYNTDYQLTSAELSSLPAFSSPGGLSLGSVTAWQQPPQPQQPPQPQPQPQPQPPQQPQPPPQQQPHLVPVSLSNLIPGSPLPHVGAALTVTTHPHISIKSEPVSPSRERSPAPPPPAVFPATRPEPGDSLSSPAGASYETGDRDDGRGDFGPTLGLLRPAPEPEAEGSAVKRMRLDTWTLK